One segment of Schistocerca nitens isolate TAMUIC-IGC-003100 chromosome 3, iqSchNite1.1, whole genome shotgun sequence DNA contains the following:
- the LOC126249187 gene encoding uncharacterized protein LOC126249187, whose amino-acid sequence MFSTVKSLYVFFSSSVRLWDVLKKYLPNLSLKPLSDTRCESSIDDLTLPRFQIGDIYDAMVQISEKFNGMTAHETTSLVNQFTYEGRDETIDDPTKRNKIEFYYYLLDIVTNKLKAHCDYFDFLYDIAELKNAPPDNLDTKCRNLTEILQDDESSDIDALELRDELKVLSTLLKPGIGPKEILKFMGRRNFCPNVNIRLRIPLTLSVTAASGKRSFSKLKLIKTYLRSTMNKIHLNDLATILIENELAEDLHYTDHVKEFAQAKDRKVRFV is encoded by the exons ATGTTTTCGACAGTGAAAAGCTTGTATGTCTTCTTCTCGTCCTCCGTTCGACTTTGggatgtcttgaagaagtatctgcctaacctgtcactgaagccactgagcgatactaggtGTGAAAGTAGCATCGATGACCTTACTCTGCCGAGGTTTCAAATTGGAGACATTTATGATGCAATGGTTCAGATATCAGAAAAATTCAATGGCATGACCGCTCACGAAACAACGTCACTTGTGAATCAA TTTACCTATGAAGGAAGGGATGAGACAATAGATGATCCAACAAAACGAAACAAGATTGAATTCTACTATTATCTTTTAGATATAGTAACCAATAAACTGAAAgctcattgtgattattttgacTTTCTCTACGACATTGCCGAGCTGAAGAATGCACCTCCTGACAACCTAGACACAAAGTGTAGAAACCTCACAGAGATTTTGCAAGATGATGAGTCAAGCGACATTGATGCACTGGAGTTGAGAGATgaactaaaagtgctttcaacattgttgaaacctGGAATAGGTCCAAAAGAGATTCTGAAGTTTATGGGAAGACGTAATTTTTGTCCGAATGTTAACATTCGTCTGAGAATTCCCCTAACACTATCAGTGACAGCTGCAAGTGGAAagaggagtttctcaaaactgaaattgataaagacatacctCCGATCAACGATGAACAAAATTCATTTAAATGATCTTGCAACAATATTGATTGAGAATGAGCTTGCGGAGGACTTACATTACACAGATCATGTGAAAGAATTTGCACAAGCAAAAGATAGGAAGGTTCGATTTGTCTAg
- the LOC126249186 gene encoding zinc finger MYM-type protein 1-like — MTEYLHRTKQGENKGHHYLRKETKNQIIHLIGSSITNNILLMMKSAKYYSIILDFTQDISKVEQMTVVVHFVQETRLDGVHDVRLWELFLGFLPVPDSLHSTLMQVVLKFLEDKKILLCNMRGQGYDNGANMKEKKFDHQK, encoded by the coding sequence ATGACGGAGTacctgcacagaacaaagcaaggtgAGAACAAGGGTCACCATTATCTTAGAAAAGAAACAAAGAATCAAATAATTCATCTTATtggatcatctataaccaacaacattctattaatgatgaaatctgcaaagtattacagtataattctgGACTTCACACaagatatttcaaaagttgagcagATGACAGTTGTGGTACATTTCGTCCAGGAGACAAGACTCGATGGAGTACATGATGTCCGACTTTGGGAGCTTTTCCTGGGATTTCTTCCAGTGCCTGATTCTTTACACTCCACTTTGATGCAGGTCGTGCTcaagttcttggaagataaaaaaatcctattgtgtaaTATGAGAGGGCAAGGATATGACAATGGAGCAAACATGAAAGAAAAGAAGTTTGATCACCAGAAATGA